A genomic window from Nocardioides rotundus includes:
- a CDS encoding NAD-dependent deacylase: MRIVVLTGAGISAESGVPTFRDADGLWEGHDPLEVATPEAFAADPGLVQRFYDARRAALATVGPNPAHRALADLEAVPGVELTVITQNIDDLHERAGSTDVVHMHGELRSALCLSCGTRSHWEGDLVDVPACPSCGRADLRPDVVWFGEIPYRMDEIEDRLADADLFVSIGTSSVVYPAAGFVRVARMYGARTLELNLDPSAEARVFDETRQGPATRLVPEWVASLVGRPAT; encoded by the coding sequence ATGCGGATCGTGGTGCTGACGGGGGCGGGCATCTCGGCCGAGAGCGGGGTGCCGACCTTCCGCGACGCCGACGGGCTGTGGGAGGGGCACGACCCGCTCGAGGTCGCGACGCCCGAGGCGTTCGCCGCCGACCCGGGCCTGGTGCAGCGCTTCTACGACGCGCGGCGAGCCGCGCTGGCGACCGTGGGGCCCAACCCGGCGCATCGCGCGCTGGCCGACCTGGAGGCGGTCCCGGGCGTCGAGCTCACCGTGATCACCCAGAACATCGACGACCTGCACGAGCGCGCCGGCTCGACCGACGTCGTGCACATGCACGGCGAGCTGCGCTCGGCGCTGTGCCTCTCGTGTGGCACCCGTAGCCATTGGGAGGGCGACCTGGTCGACGTTCCCGCCTGCCCGTCGTGCGGCCGCGCGGATCTGCGCCCCGACGTCGTCTGGTTCGGCGAGATCCCCTATCGGATGGACGAGATCGAGGACCGTCTCGCCGACGCCGACCTGTTCGTCTCGATCGGCACGTCCTCGGTGGTCTATCCCGCCGCCGGGTTCGTCCGAGTCGCGCGGATGTACGGCGCGCGCACGCTCGAGCTCAACCTCGACCCCTCCGCCGAGGCCCGGGTCTTCGACGAGACCCGGCAGGGCCCGGCCACCCGGCTGGTGCCCGAGTGGGTCGCCTCGCTGGTCGGGCGGCCCGCGACCTAG
- the glgX gene encoding glycogen debranching protein GlgX produces MQVWPGNAYPLGATYDGSGTNFAIFSEPAERVELCLFSVGPRGGFTETRVEMTEVDAFVWHCYLPQVQPGQLYGYRVHGPWDPENGLRCNPHKLLLDPYAKATSREIDWDQSLFGYTFGDEDSRNDEDSASHMTLGVVINPFFDWEGDRRPRTPYSESVIYEAHVKGLTMRHPDVPEEHRGTYAGLAHPSIIAHLKKLGVTAIELMPVHQFIQDSTLLDKGLRNYWGYNTLAFFAPHSDYAAHGEGQQVQEFKAMVKAMHAAGIEVILDVVYNHTAEGNHLGPTLSFKGIDNPAYYRLVEDDQRYYMDYTGTGNSLNVRHPHSVQLIMDSLRYWVTEMRVDGFRFDLAATLAREFYDVDKLSTFFEMVQQDPVVSQVKLIAEPWDIGPGGHQVGGFPPLWTEWNGKYRDTVRDFWRGEPSLGDFASRLAGSADLYEHSGRRPFASINFVTAHDGFTLRDLVSYNEKHNDANGEDGNDGESHNRSWNHGAEGPTDDPNILELRARAQRNFLATLLLSQGVPMILHGDELGRTQQGNNNTYAQDNELSWIDWENADTPLIEFTAAVARLRKEHPAFRRKRFFTGTTVRTGAQDGGDRLNDIVWLSLDGSAMEGEDWNGTGGDAIGMYLNGHGIPSTDEQGNPITDDHFLLYFNAGASAVQVTLPTEEYAAAWDVVVDTASASDGSEPRKAGQPLVLESRSMIVLREHTAPEGDPDYSVAASLAAGRQG; encoded by the coding sequence GTGCAGGTCTGGCCCGGAAACGCCTATCCCCTCGGCGCGACGTACGACGGGAGCGGCACCAACTTCGCGATCTTCAGCGAGCCGGCCGAGCGGGTGGAGCTGTGCCTGTTCTCCGTCGGCCCCCGCGGCGGCTTCACCGAGACCCGGGTGGAGATGACCGAGGTCGACGCCTTCGTCTGGCACTGCTACCTGCCGCAGGTCCAGCCCGGGCAGCTCTACGGCTACCGGGTGCACGGCCCCTGGGATCCGGAGAACGGGCTGCGGTGCAACCCCCACAAGCTGCTGCTCGATCCCTACGCCAAGGCGACCAGCCGGGAGATCGACTGGGACCAGTCGCTGTTCGGCTACACCTTCGGCGACGAGGACTCCCGCAACGACGAGGACTCCGCCTCCCACATGACGCTGGGCGTGGTGATCAACCCGTTCTTCGACTGGGAGGGCGACCGCCGCCCGCGGACGCCGTACAGCGAGTCGGTGATCTACGAGGCGCACGTCAAGGGGCTCACCATGCGGCACCCCGACGTGCCCGAGGAGCACCGGGGGACCTACGCCGGCCTGGCGCACCCCTCGATCATCGCCCACCTGAAGAAGCTCGGCGTCACCGCGATCGAGCTGATGCCGGTGCACCAGTTCATCCAGGACTCCACGCTGCTGGACAAGGGGCTGCGCAACTACTGGGGCTACAACACCCTGGCGTTCTTCGCGCCGCACTCCGACTACGCCGCGCACGGCGAGGGGCAGCAGGTGCAGGAGTTCAAGGCGATGGTCAAGGCGATGCACGCCGCCGGGATCGAGGTGATCCTGGACGTGGTCTACAACCACACCGCGGAGGGCAACCACCTCGGTCCGACGCTCAGCTTCAAGGGCATCGACAACCCCGCCTACTACCGCCTGGTCGAGGACGACCAGCGCTACTACATGGACTACACCGGCACCGGCAACAGCCTCAACGTGCGGCACCCGCACTCGGTGCAGCTGATCATGGACTCGCTGCGCTACTGGGTGACCGAGATGCGCGTGGACGGCTTCCGGTTCGACCTCGCCGCGACCCTGGCGCGGGAGTTCTACGACGTCGACAAGCTCTCGACGTTCTTCGAGATGGTGCAGCAGGACCCGGTGGTCAGCCAGGTGAAGCTGATCGCCGAGCCCTGGGACATCGGGCCGGGCGGCCACCAGGTCGGCGGCTTCCCGCCGCTGTGGACGGAGTGGAACGGCAAGTACCGCGACACCGTGCGCGACTTCTGGCGCGGCGAGCCCAGCCTCGGCGACTTCGCCTCGCGGCTGGCGGGGTCGGCGGACCTCTACGAGCACTCCGGCCGGCGGCCGTTCGCGTCGATCAACTTCGTGACCGCGCACGACGGCTTCACCCTCCGTGACCTGGTCTCCTACAACGAGAAGCACAACGACGCCAACGGCGAGGACGGCAACGACGGCGAGAGCCACAACCGCTCGTGGAACCACGGCGCCGAGGGGCCGACCGACGACCCGAACATCCTCGAGCTGCGGGCCCGCGCCCAGCGCAACTTCCTCGCCACGCTGCTGCTGAGCCAGGGTGTGCCGATGATCCTGCACGGCGACGAGCTCGGCCGCACCCAGCAGGGCAACAACAACACCTACGCCCAGGACAACGAGCTGTCCTGGATCGACTGGGAGAACGCGGACACCCCGCTCATCGAGTTCACCGCCGCGGTCGCCCGGCTGCGCAAGGAGCACCCGGCCTTCCGGCGCAAGCGCTTCTTCACCGGTACGACGGTCCGCACCGGCGCGCAGGACGGCGGCGACCGGCTCAACGACATCGTCTGGCTCTCCCTGGACGGCTCGGCGATGGAGGGCGAGGACTGGAACGGCACCGGCGGCGACGCGATCGGGATGTACCTCAACGGCCACGGGATCCCCTCGACCGACGAGCAGGGCAACCCGATCACCGACGACCATTTCCTGCTCTACTTCAACGCCGGGGCGTCCGCCGTCCAGGTGACGCTTCCGACCGAGGAGTACGCCGCCGCGTGGGACGTCGTGGTCGACACCGCCTCGGCCTCCGACGGCTCCGAGCCGCGGAAGGCCGGGCAGCCGCTGGTGCTGGAGTCGCGCAGCATGATCGTGCTGCGTGAGCACACCGCGCCCGAGGGCGATCCCGACTACTCGGTCGCCGCGTCGCTCGCCGCCGGCCGTCAGGGTTGA
- a CDS encoding DUF4333 domain-containing protein yields the protein MRRVLLTLLVAALLVGCGDERLSTTELQDDVAAKLARDDPSTGKLAVLCDGGLPARVGARQDCRVQHDGQEVGLRVRAVATEPLRLTAVPFLTPDALAAEITRILKAEGRKVESVRCPDELVGRPQAHVSCTARIKGHDHDIDAKVTGVDGLLIDFTFEEV from the coding sequence ATGCGGCGCGTTCTCCTCACCCTCCTGGTGGCGGCGCTGCTGGTCGGCTGCGGCGACGAGCGTTTGAGTACGACGGAGCTGCAGGACGACGTCGCGGCCAAGCTCGCCCGCGACGACCCGAGCACCGGCAAGCTCGCGGTGCTCTGCGACGGCGGGCTTCCCGCCCGGGTGGGCGCCCGTCAGGACTGCCGCGTCCAGCACGACGGCCAGGAGGTCGGGTTGCGGGTGCGCGCGGTCGCGACCGAGCCGCTGCGCCTGACCGCCGTACCCTTCCTCACCCCGGACGCGCTGGCCGCGGAGATCACCCGGATCCTGAAGGCGGAGGGGCGGAAGGTCGAGTCGGTACGATGCCCGGACGAGTTGGTGGGACGGCCGCAGGCGCACGTGTCATGCACGGCCCGGATCAAGGGCCACGACCATGACATCGACGCCAAGGTCACGGGGGTGGACGGCCTGCTGATCGACTTCACCTTCGAGGAGGTCTGA
- a CDS encoding nucleotidyl transferase AbiEii/AbiGii toxin family protein codes for MSYAGVPNSVRSLEQRIRNLEGSEELAIRRRVSMALVVVGQMLPEGAIKGGSAMALRYGRGTRFTQDLDAARVQQLARFRSDFEDSLAVGWAGFTGRLIEKAAPRPTGVPTAYVMQPFDVKLDYRGRPWCTVKFELGHNEIGDAEEPEYQLADGLTQLFTEVGLEAPKPVPVMRVEHQVAQKLHAVSEPGSERVRDLVDLQLLEKGEDLDLAQVHATCVRLFEYRRQQAWPPTIEVADGWGDLYEAAIEDVDVLPNIEAAVDWANELVRRIADV; via the coding sequence GTGAGCTACGCCGGTGTGCCGAACAGCGTCCGGTCGCTCGAACAGCGCATCCGCAACCTCGAGGGCAGCGAGGAGCTCGCCATTCGGCGACGGGTCAGCATGGCGCTCGTCGTGGTCGGCCAGATGCTTCCCGAGGGAGCCATCAAGGGCGGCAGCGCGATGGCGCTCCGCTACGGCCGAGGCACTCGGTTCACCCAGGATCTCGACGCTGCCCGCGTGCAGCAGCTGGCTCGGTTCCGCAGCGACTTCGAAGATTCGCTAGCCGTCGGTTGGGCCGGCTTCACCGGCAGGCTGATCGAGAAGGCTGCGCCCCGGCCGACCGGTGTGCCAACGGCGTACGTCATGCAGCCGTTCGACGTGAAGCTCGACTACCGCGGCCGACCATGGTGCACCGTGAAGTTCGAGCTCGGCCACAACGAGATCGGCGATGCGGAGGAGCCGGAGTACCAGCTCGCCGACGGCTTGACCCAGCTCTTCACCGAGGTGGGTCTCGAAGCGCCGAAGCCGGTGCCGGTGATGCGGGTCGAACACCAGGTCGCCCAGAAGCTGCATGCGGTCTCGGAGCCTGGCAGCGAGCGAGTGCGCGACCTCGTCGACCTCCAGCTGCTCGAGAAGGGCGAGGACCTCGACCTTGCTCAGGTCCACGCGACCTGCGTCCGGCTCTTCGAGTACCGGCGCCAACAGGCGTGGCCGCCGACGATCGAGGTCGCCGATGGTTGGGGCGACTTGTACGAAGCGGCCATCGAGGACGTCGATGTGCTGCCCAACATCGAGGCCGCTGTCGACTGGGCCAACGAGCTCGTCAGGAGGATCGCCGATGTCTGA
- the treY gene encoding malto-oligosyltrehalose synthase gives MRTPTSTYRLQITEEFDLFEAARTLPYLHDLGVDWVYLSPLLAAEPDSDHGYDVADHSRIDPARGGAAGLSALSAEARRLGMGVLVDIVPNHVGVADPAANPWWWHVLQHGRESPYSSAFDIDWAAGGGRLRIPVVGDDDQAEPGGPIANLRVEAGQLRYHDNAYPLAPGSLDGLGEEPDPQEVHARQHYELVGWRQADAGLNYRRFFAINTLAAVRVEEREWFDRTHRVIGRWFADGEVDGLRVDHPDGLRDPAGYLDDLAELTDGAYVLVEKILEPGEELPTSWATAGTTGYDALALIDRVLTDPAGEAGLTALEDELRGEPVDWHAMVHDAKRDVADTILRAEVLRIVRELRGLPAVAGPSGEAPGDLDDAVAELLACFPVYRSYLPEGLEHTEQAFASARERRPDLADTLDLLHPVLADASFAPTLRFQQTSGMVMAKGVEDRSFYRWSRLTSLNEVGGDPSLFALSPADFHRLMGERQATWPAAMTALTTHDTKRGEDTRARITVLSEVPERWRTALTALLDASPVPDRGFGNLLWQAVLGAWSADPDLESRLQGYAEKAMREAGDHTTWTEVDSAYEDAVQAAVSSAFDGPAGRVIGELAADLAPAAASNALAAKLLAITLPGVPDVYQGSELWEQSLVDPDNRRPVDFPARAALLSSLSSNPSAESALVDAQSALVDAQSALVDAESAPVPPESALVSLDGDGAAKMLVTRAGLTARRDRPELFTSYSPVTVDGEAAEHALAFDRGGAVTVVTRLPHGLRERGGWGATTLDLPAGRWREAVTGREVAGGAVPLAELLADLPVALLLREDDEDAPVVRGRFDVWAPRAERVRLSVGDAMVEMRRHDDGWWTPDRSGGAPIDGEVDYGYVIDDGETPLPDPRSRRQPDGVHGRSRTFDPTAHTWGDAGWTGRQVAGAVIYELHVGTFTPEGTLDSAIDRLDHLADLGVDLVEVMPVNAFNGPHGWGYDGVAWFAVHEEYGGPAAYQRFVDACHARGIGVVQDVVYNHLGPSGNYLPRFGPYLTDGATDWGDQVNLDGEGSAEVRRLILDNVRMWFADFHVDALRLDAVHALKDDSATHLLAEMATEVDALSTHLRRPLSLVAESDLNDPTMITPREAGGLGMTGQWSDDFHHAVHVALTGETAGYYADFEPLSALVKVLERGFFHDGTWSSFRGRQHGVPIDTERMPAWRLVVAAQNHDQVGNRARGDRLTETLDEDQLGCAALLLLTAPFTPMLFQGEEWGARTPFAFFTSHPEEELGRAVSEGRTQEFARMGWNLDEVPDPQDPETFRRSKLDWSEPAGAGAGLLALHTRLIELRRTLPALTDPRFSSTSVERDERARTLRIRRGTGSDAVLILLNLGVEPATFPAMEGYGVAATTASGADLADGELRLPAHGGALLAPDRLL, from the coding sequence ATGAGGACCCCGACCAGCACCTACCGGCTGCAGATCACCGAGGAGTTCGACCTCTTCGAGGCCGCGCGCACGCTGCCCTACCTGCACGATCTGGGCGTGGACTGGGTCTACCTGTCGCCGCTGCTGGCCGCCGAGCCGGACAGCGACCACGGGTACGACGTCGCCGACCACTCGCGGATCGACCCCGCCCGGGGCGGCGCGGCGGGGCTCTCCGCGCTGTCGGCCGAGGCCCGGCGGCTGGGGATGGGCGTGCTGGTCGACATCGTCCCCAACCACGTGGGCGTCGCCGACCCCGCCGCGAACCCGTGGTGGTGGCACGTGCTGCAGCACGGGCGGGAGTCGCCGTACTCCTCCGCCTTCGACATCGACTGGGCCGCCGGCGGTGGGCGGCTGAGGATCCCCGTCGTGGGCGACGACGACCAGGCCGAGCCGGGCGGGCCGATCGCAAACCTGCGGGTCGAGGCGGGCCAGCTGCGCTACCACGACAACGCCTACCCGCTGGCGCCCGGCAGCCTGGACGGGCTGGGCGAGGAGCCGGACCCGCAGGAGGTGCACGCGCGGCAGCACTACGAGCTCGTCGGGTGGCGGCAGGCCGACGCCGGCCTCAACTACCGCCGGTTCTTCGCGATCAACACTCTGGCGGCGGTGCGGGTCGAGGAACGGGAGTGGTTCGACCGGACGCACCGGGTGATCGGCCGCTGGTTCGCCGACGGCGAGGTCGACGGGCTGCGGGTCGACCACCCCGACGGGCTGCGCGACCCGGCGGGGTACCTCGACGACCTGGCTGAGCTGACCGACGGTGCCTACGTCCTGGTCGAGAAGATCCTGGAGCCCGGCGAGGAGCTGCCGACGTCGTGGGCGACGGCGGGGACGACGGGGTACGACGCCCTCGCGCTGATCGACCGGGTGCTCACCGACCCCGCGGGCGAGGCGGGGCTGACCGCGCTGGAGGACGAGCTGCGCGGCGAGCCGGTGGACTGGCACGCGATGGTGCACGACGCCAAGCGGGACGTCGCCGACACCATCCTGCGCGCCGAGGTGCTGCGGATCGTCCGCGAGCTGCGGGGGCTGCCGGCGGTGGCCGGCCCGTCGGGCGAGGCGCCGGGCGACCTGGACGACGCGGTGGCCGAGCTGCTCGCCTGCTTCCCGGTCTATCGCTCCTACCTGCCCGAGGGACTCGAGCACACCGAGCAGGCCTTCGCCTCCGCCCGCGAGCGGCGGCCCGATCTGGCCGACACCCTCGACCTGCTGCACCCGGTGCTGGCCGACGCCTCCTTCGCTCCGACGCTGCGTTTCCAGCAGACGTCGGGGATGGTGATGGCCAAGGGCGTGGAGGACCGGTCGTTCTACCGCTGGAGCCGGCTCACCTCGCTCAACGAGGTCGGCGGCGACCCGTCGCTCTTCGCGCTCTCCCCCGCAGACTTCCACCGGTTGATGGGCGAGCGGCAGGCGACCTGGCCGGCCGCGATGACCGCGCTGACCACCCACGACACCAAGCGCGGCGAGGACACCCGGGCGCGGATCACCGTCCTCTCGGAGGTGCCGGAGCGGTGGCGTACGGCGCTCACCGCGCTCCTCGATGCCTCCCCCGTGCCCGACCGCGGCTTCGGCAACCTGCTCTGGCAGGCCGTGCTCGGCGCCTGGTCCGCGGACCCCGACCTGGAGTCCCGGCTGCAGGGGTATGCCGAGAAGGCGATGCGCGAGGCCGGCGACCACACCACCTGGACCGAGGTGGACTCCGCCTATGAGGACGCGGTGCAGGCGGCTGTCTCCTCCGCCTTCGACGGCCCCGCCGGGCGGGTGATCGGCGAGCTCGCGGCCGACCTCGCCCCGGCCGCCGCCTCCAACGCGCTGGCCGCCAAGCTGCTGGCGATCACCCTCCCCGGCGTCCCGGACGTCTACCAGGGCTCGGAGCTGTGGGAGCAGTCGCTGGTCGACCCCGACAACCGCCGCCCCGTCGACTTCCCCGCCCGCGCCGCCCTCCTCTCCTCCCTCTCCTCCAACCCTTCTGCCGAGTCGGCGCTTGTTGACGCCCAGTCGGCGCTTGTTGACGCCCAGTCGGCGCTTGTTGACGCCGAGTCGGCGCCAGTTCCCCCCGAGTCGGCGCTTGTCTCCCTGGACGGAGACGGGGCCGCGAAGATGCTTGTGACGCGCGCCGGCCTCACCGCGCGACGGGACCGGCCGGAGCTGTTCACGTCCTACTCGCCCGTCACCGTGGACGGAGAGGCGGCCGAGCACGCGCTGGCCTTCGACCGGGGCGGCGCGGTCACCGTCGTGACCCGGCTCCCCCACGGCCTCCGCGAGCGCGGTGGCTGGGGCGCGACCACCCTCGACCTGCCGGCCGGGCGCTGGCGCGAGGCGGTCACCGGGCGGGAGGTCGCCGGAGGCGCCGTACCGCTGGCGGAGCTGCTGGCCGATCTGCCCGTCGCGCTGTTGCTGCGCGAGGACGACGAGGACGCTCCGGTCGTGCGGGGGCGCTTCGACGTGTGGGCGCCGCGGGCCGAGCGGGTACGACTGTCGGTGGGCGATGCCATGGTCGAGATGCGGCGCCACGACGACGGGTGGTGGACTCCTGACCGGTCCGGTGGGGCGCCGATCGACGGGGAGGTGGACTACGGATACGTCATCGACGACGGTGAGACGCCGCTGCCCGACCCGCGCTCGCGCCGGCAGCCCGACGGCGTGCACGGCCGGTCGCGCACGTTCGACCCGACCGCGCACACGTGGGGAGATGCCGGGTGGACCGGGCGGCAGGTCGCCGGCGCCGTCATCTACGAGCTGCACGTCGGCACGTTCACCCCCGAGGGCACCCTGGACTCGGCAATCGACCGGCTGGACCACCTCGCCGACCTCGGGGTCGACCTGGTCGAGGTGATGCCGGTCAACGCCTTCAACGGCCCTCACGGTTGGGGGTACGACGGCGTCGCCTGGTTCGCCGTCCATGAGGAGTACGGCGGCCCCGCGGCCTATCAACGGTTCGTCGACGCCTGCCACGCCCGCGGAATCGGCGTGGTGCAGGACGTCGTCTACAACCACCTGGGCCCGTCGGGGAACTACCTGCCGAGGTTCGGCCCCTACCTCACCGACGGCGCCACGGACTGGGGCGACCAGGTCAACCTGGACGGCGAGGGCTCCGCAGAGGTGCGCCGGCTGATCCTGGACAACGTGCGGATGTGGTTCGCGGACTTCCACGTCGACGCGCTGCGCCTGGACGCCGTGCACGCGCTCAAGGACGACTCGGCCACCCACCTGCTCGCCGAGATGGCGACCGAGGTGGACGCGCTGTCGACGCACCTGCGGCGACCGCTGAGCCTGGTCGCGGAATCCGACCTCAACGACCCCACGATGATCACGCCGCGCGAGGCCGGCGGGCTCGGGATGACGGGCCAGTGGAGCGACGACTTCCACCATGCGGTGCACGTGGCGCTGACCGGGGAGACGGCGGGCTACTACGCCGACTTCGAGCCGTTGAGCGCGCTGGTGAAGGTGCTGGAGCGGGGCTTCTTCCACGACGGCACGTGGTCCTCCTTCCGCGGCCGGCAGCACGGCGTGCCGATCGACACCGAGCGGATGCCCGCGTGGCGGCTGGTGGTGGCCGCGCAGAACCACGACCAGGTCGGCAACCGCGCGCGCGGGGACCGGCTCACCGAGACGCTCGACGAGGACCAGCTGGGCTGCGCGGCGCTGCTGCTGCTCACCGCGCCGTTCACGCCGATGCTCTTCCAGGGCGAGGAGTGGGGCGCCCGCACGCCGTTCGCGTTCTTCACCTCCCATCCGGAGGAGGAGCTCGGGCGGGCGGTGTCCGAGGGCCGGACGCAGGAGTTCGCCCGGATGGGCTGGAACCTCGACGAGGTCCCCGACCCGCAGGACCCGGAGACGTTCCGCCGCTCGAAGCTGGACTGGTCGGAGCCCGCCGGCGCCGGCGCCGGGCTGCTCGCGCTCCACACCCGGCTGATCGAGCTGCGCCGTACCCTCCCCGCGCTCACCGACCCGCGCTTCTCCTCGACCTCGGTCGAGCGGGACGAGCGCGCCCGCACCCTGCGGATCCGGCGCGGGACCGGGTCGGACGCCGTACTGATCCTGCTCAACCTCGGGGTCGAGCCGGCCACCTTCCCCGCGATGGAGGGGTACGGCGTCGCCGCGACCACCGCCTCCGGGGCGGACCTGGCCGACGGCGAGCTGCGGCTGCCGGCGCACGGCGGCGCTCTGCTGGCCCCCGACCGCCTGCTCTAG
- a CDS encoding type IV toxin-antitoxin system AbiEi family antitoxin domain-containing protein yields the protein MREIALDQYGYVTTRQAAEAGVPAAELPKLAARGGLENVAYGLYRVPDAPAGAFDQFAEALLRAGEGSYLHGDSVLALFGLADVNPRRIRVAVRKRTRPKLPPFMELTLAKGDVVTTQYQGLESQRVADAILECRGRIERSRLVDAAEEARREGLMTTKEWRRVRKELRS from the coding sequence GTGCGCGAGATCGCGCTCGATCAGTACGGCTACGTCACCACGAGGCAGGCGGCCGAGGCAGGAGTCCCGGCCGCCGAGCTACCCAAGCTTGCCGCTCGTGGCGGTCTGGAGAACGTCGCCTACGGGCTCTATCGGGTGCCGGATGCGCCTGCCGGCGCGTTCGACCAGTTCGCCGAGGCGCTCCTGCGTGCCGGTGAGGGTTCGTACCTCCACGGAGATTCGGTGCTCGCGTTGTTCGGGCTCGCCGATGTGAACCCTCGACGGATCAGGGTGGCCGTCCGCAAGCGCACGCGACCGAAGCTGCCGCCGTTCATGGAGTTGACGCTGGCGAAGGGCGATGTCGTGACGACGCAGTACCAGGGTCTGGAGTCGCAACGTGTTGCGGACGCGATCCTCGAGTGTCGCGGACGCATCGAGCGGAGCCGCCTGGTGGATGCTGCCGAGGAAGCGCGAAGGGAAGGACTGATGACCACCAAGGAGTGGCGGCGGGTCAGGAAGGAACTCCGATCGTGA
- a CDS encoding 1,4-dihydroxy-2-naphthoyl-CoA synthase gives MSAIDGVSEIFDPADWDVVPGFEGLTDLTYHRAKAHGTVRVAFDRPDVLNAFRPHTVDELLTVLEHARTSADVGCVLLTGNGPSPKNGKWAFCTGGDQRIRGRAGYQYETEHGSDSGAEPSPIDKARLGRLHILEVQRLIRFMPKVVICLVDGWAAGGGHSLHVVCDLTLASREHARFKQTDADVGSFDGGFGSAYLARQVGQKFAREIFFLGEAYDAETMHRMGAVNRVVDHAELEKVGLEWGRLINGKSPTAQRMLKYSFNLVDDGLVGQQVFAGETTRLAYMTDEAAEGRDQFLEKREPDWSPFPWYY, from the coding sequence ATGAGCGCGATCGACGGAGTCTCCGAGATCTTCGACCCGGCGGACTGGGACGTGGTGCCCGGCTTCGAGGGCCTGACCGACCTGACCTACCACCGCGCGAAGGCGCACGGGACCGTGCGGGTCGCCTTCGACCGGCCGGACGTGCTCAACGCGTTCCGGCCGCACACCGTCGACGAGCTGCTGACCGTGCTCGAGCACGCGCGCACCTCCGCCGACGTCGGCTGCGTGCTGCTGACCGGCAACGGGCCGAGCCCGAAGAACGGGAAGTGGGCCTTCTGCACCGGCGGCGACCAGCGCATTCGGGGGCGTGCGGGGTATCAGTACGAGACCGAGCACGGCAGCGACTCCGGCGCCGAGCCGAGCCCGATCGACAAGGCCCGGCTGGGGCGGCTGCACATCCTTGAGGTGCAGCGGCTGATCCGCTTCATGCCGAAGGTGGTGATCTGCCTGGTCGACGGGTGGGCCGCCGGTGGTGGGCACTCGCTGCACGTGGTCTGCGACCTGACGCTGGCCAGTCGGGAGCACGCGCGCTTCAAGCAGACCGACGCGGACGTGGGCTCCTTCGACGGCGGCTTCGGGTCGGCCTACCTCGCTCGGCAGGTCGGGCAGAAGTTCGCCCGGGAGATCTTCTTCCTGGGGGAGGCCTACGACGCCGAGACGATGCACCGGATGGGCGCGGTCAACCGGGTCGTCGACCACGCGGAGCTGGAGAAGGTCGGCCTGGAGTGGGGCCGGCTGATCAACGGCAAGAGCCCCACGGCGCAGCGGATGCTGAAGTATTCCTTCAACCTGGTCGACGACGGGCTGGTCGGGCAGCAGGTCTTCGCCGGCGAGACCACGCGGTTGGCCTACATGACCGACGAGGCAGCCGAGGGGCGCGACCAGTTCCTGGAGAAGCGGGAGCCCGACTGGTCGCCGTTCCCCTGGTACTACTGA
- a CDS encoding DUF4262 domain-containing protein translates to MCWRCDNPDATDADYFALIQEKIDAYGWFVQGVEKERWRPGFAYTVGLTLFGHPELLVTGMRYDAQVRLLNDVAHHQAYHHAPALVPGDRLDWPDWPAIEVVGVAEPTVHLVMAEGMYGPAIRAVQLVYADDRGRWPWAAGFRGNQSVLGSRGNGG, encoded by the coding sequence ATGTGCTGGAGATGCGACAACCCCGACGCGACCGATGCGGACTACTTCGCGCTGATCCAGGAGAAGATCGACGCCTACGGCTGGTTCGTGCAGGGCGTCGAGAAGGAGCGCTGGCGGCCCGGTTTCGCCTACACGGTCGGGCTCACCCTGTTCGGTCACCCGGAGCTGCTGGTCACGGGGATGCGGTACGACGCTCAGGTGCGGCTCCTGAACGACGTGGCCCACCATCAGGCCTACCACCACGCGCCTGCCTTGGTTCCGGGTGATCGTCTCGACTGGCCCGACTGGCCGGCTATCGAGGTCGTCGGGGTGGCCGAGCCGACGGTTCACCTCGTGATGGCCGAGGGCATGTACGGTCCCGCGATCCGAGCCGTGCAACTGGTGTACGCCGACGACCGGGGTCGCTGGCCGTGGGCTGCCGGGTTCCGCGGGAACCAATCGGTCCTCGGTTCACGTGGGAACGGGGGCTAG
- a CDS encoding DUF2283 domain-containing protein: MKDALEPLRVTYDAEANAAYIYFVPEIEAGGIARTVPLGGGEHPWMVNTDVGADGQILGPEVLDAHCLLPAALIGT; this comes from the coding sequence GTGAAGGATGCTCTCGAGCCTCTGCGAGTCACCTACGACGCAGAGGCCAATGCCGCGTACATCTACTTCGTTCCGGAGATCGAGGCCGGCGGCATCGCGCGCACGGTTCCGCTCGGTGGAGGCGAGCACCCGTGGATGGTCAACACTGACGTCGGCGCAGACGGCCAGATTCTGGGTCCAGAGGTTCTGGACGCTCATTGCCTCCTGCCCGCCGCACTCATCGGGACGTAG